One Mycobacterium sp. SMC-4 DNA window includes the following coding sequences:
- a CDS encoding SHOCT domain-containing protein — protein MSTFWRYLRIQAFVLLCGIVGPIFLAIYFASGADPLLGWMFWTGLLITALDVLIALVLTGFGAKSAAGKKALEANGVLALALVTGIHETNTRINDRPLVKLDLQVSGPGITPFATQDRVIASVSRLPMITSRKLVALVDPATNDYQIDWERSALVSGMMPATFSVAEDNRTYDLTGQTEPLMEILQVLKAHGVAVDNMIDLRSNPAARQQVQAIVRQAAARMPAPVDPTSPPAEPSAGERLQQLETLRATGTISDTEYAAKRAEIIAEL, from the coding sequence ATGTCGACTTTCTGGCGATATCTGCGGATTCAGGCCTTTGTGCTGCTGTGCGGAATCGTCGGTCCGATCTTTCTGGCCATCTACTTCGCCAGCGGCGCCGATCCGTTGCTGGGCTGGATGTTCTGGACCGGCCTGCTCATCACCGCGCTCGATGTACTGATCGCTCTGGTGCTCACCGGCTTCGGAGCCAAGTCCGCTGCCGGCAAGAAGGCGTTGGAAGCCAACGGCGTGCTGGCGCTGGCCCTGGTCACCGGAATCCACGAGACCAACACGCGTATCAACGATCGACCGTTGGTCAAGCTCGACCTGCAGGTGTCCGGGCCGGGTATCACGCCATTCGCGACTCAGGACCGGGTGATCGCGTCGGTGAGCAGGTTGCCGATGATCACCAGCCGCAAGCTCGTCGCGCTGGTGGATCCCGCGACCAACGATTACCAGATCGACTGGGAGCGAAGCGCTCTGGTCAGCGGGATGATGCCGGCGACGTTCAGCGTGGCCGAAGACAACCGGACCTATGATTTGACCGGGCAGACCGAGCCGCTGATGGAGATCCTGCAGGTGCTCAAGGCCCACGGTGTCGCGGTCGACAACATGATCGACCTGAGATCCAATCCTGCTGCCCGCCAGCAGGTGCAGGCGATCGTGCGCCAGGCCGCAGCTCGGATGCCCGCACCGGTCGACCCGACGAGCCCGCCCGCCGAGCCGTCAGCCGGTGAGCGGTTGCAGCAGCTGGAAACCCTGCGGGCAACCGGGACGATCAGCGACACCGAGTACGCGGCCAAGCGGGCCGAGATCATCGCCGAGCTGTGA
- a CDS encoding mycofactocin-coupled SDR family oxidoreductase has protein sequence MEGRVALITGAARGQGRAHAVRLANDGADIIAVDVCKPVSDTVTYPMPTPDDLAETVALVEATGRKVLAREVDIRDLAAQQDVVAAGIEQFGRLDIVVANAGILSWGRIWEMSEAQWDAVIDVNLNGTWRTIRAAVPAMIEAGNGGSIIIVSSSAGLKATPGNAHYAASKHGLVALTNSLALEAGEFGIRVNSIHPYSIQTPMIEPDAMAAIFTKFPSFLHSFAPMPLKPVDRDGKPGLQEFMAAEEVADVVSWLAGDSSMTISGSQIAVDRGVMKY, from the coding sequence CTGGAAGGCCGCGTCGCGCTGATCACCGGCGCCGCGCGCGGGCAGGGACGGGCGCATGCGGTGCGGCTGGCCAACGACGGCGCCGACATCATCGCCGTCGACGTCTGCAAACCGGTGTCCGACACCGTCACCTACCCGATGCCGACCCCCGACGACCTCGCCGAGACCGTCGCCCTGGTGGAGGCGACCGGCCGCAAGGTGCTGGCCCGCGAGGTCGACATCCGCGACCTCGCCGCGCAGCAGGACGTGGTGGCCGCCGGTATCGAGCAGTTCGGCCGCCTGGATATCGTTGTGGCCAACGCCGGCATCCTCAGCTGGGGCCGCATCTGGGAGATGTCGGAAGCCCAGTGGGACGCCGTCATCGACGTCAACCTCAACGGCACCTGGCGCACCATCAGGGCCGCGGTCCCGGCGATGATCGAGGCGGGCAACGGCGGGTCGATCATCATCGTCAGCTCCTCGGCGGGGCTGAAGGCCACGCCGGGCAACGCGCACTACGCCGCGTCCAAGCATGGCCTGGTCGCGCTGACCAACTCACTGGCGCTCGAAGCGGGGGAGTTCGGCATCCGGGTCAACTCGATCCATCCCTACTCGATCCAGACACCGATGATTGAACCCGACGCGATGGCGGCCATCTTCACGAAGTTCCCCAGCTTCCTGCACAGCTTCGCGCCGATGCCGTTGAAACCCGTCGATCGGGACGGCAAGCCGGGCCTGCAGGAGTTCATGGCGGCCGAAGAAGTCGCCGACGTGGTGTCTTGGCTGGCCGGTGACAGCTCGATGACCATCTCGGGTTCTCAGATCGCGGTCGACCGCGGCGTGATGAAGTACTGA
- a CDS encoding NAD(P)/FAD-dependent oxidoreductase — protein MSTSEGQGGPNGVVIVGGGLAAARTAEQLRRSEFSGPVTIVSDEDHLPYDRPPLSKEVLRAETDDVTLKPAEFYAENNIAVLLGNGARSLDTGAQTLTLADGTQLRYDELVIATGLVPKRIPSFPDLAGIHVLRNVGESLALRKEAATAKHAVVVGAGFIGCEVAASLRKLGVDVVLVEPQPSPLASVLGEQIGELITRLHRAEGVDVRCGVGVAGVDGDDRVRKVTLSDGAEVDADVVIVGIGSHPNTDWLEGSGIAVDNGVVCDDAGRASAPHVWAIGDVASWRDHVGGQVRVEHWSNVADQARVLVPTMLGQQPASAVTVPYFWSDQYDVKIQALGEPEATDTVHIVEDDGRKFLAYYERDGVVVGVVGGGFPGKVMKTRNKIASGAPISELLG, from the coding sequence GTGAGCACTTCAGAGGGGCAGGGTGGCCCGAACGGTGTCGTGATCGTCGGCGGTGGGCTGGCCGCGGCACGCACAGCCGAACAACTGCGTCGATCCGAGTTCAGCGGCCCGGTGACCATCGTCAGCGACGAGGATCATCTGCCCTACGATCGTCCGCCGCTGTCGAAGGAGGTGCTGCGGGCCGAGACCGACGATGTCACGCTCAAACCGGCCGAGTTCTACGCCGAAAACAACATCGCGGTCCTGCTCGGCAACGGAGCGCGCTCGCTGGACACCGGCGCCCAGACGCTCACGCTGGCAGACGGCACACAGCTGCGCTACGACGAGCTCGTCATCGCCACAGGTCTTGTGCCCAAGCGCATCCCGTCGTTCCCGGATCTGGCGGGTATCCATGTGTTGCGCAATGTCGGCGAGAGCCTCGCGCTGCGCAAGGAGGCCGCTACGGCCAAGCATGCGGTTGTCGTCGGCGCCGGATTCATCGGGTGCGAAGTGGCGGCGAGCCTGCGCAAGCTGGGTGTCGACGTGGTGCTGGTCGAACCGCAGCCCTCGCCGCTGGCCTCGGTGCTCGGCGAGCAGATCGGCGAGCTGATCACCCGGCTGCATCGTGCCGAGGGGGTCGACGTGCGCTGCGGTGTCGGGGTGGCCGGCGTCGACGGCGACGACCGGGTCCGCAAGGTCACGCTCAGCGACGGCGCCGAGGTGGACGCCGACGTGGTGATCGTCGGTATCGGCTCGCATCCCAACACCGACTGGCTGGAAGGCAGCGGTATCGCGGTCGACAACGGCGTGGTCTGTGATGACGCCGGTCGGGCCAGCGCGCCGCACGTGTGGGCGATCGGTGATGTCGCGTCGTGGCGTGACCACGTCGGCGGGCAGGTGCGGGTCGAGCACTGGAGCAATGTGGCCGACCAGGCCCGCGTCCTGGTGCCGACCATGCTCGGGCAGCAGCCGGCCTCGGCGGTGACGGTCCCGTACTTCTGGAGTGACCAGTACGACGTGAAGATCCAGGCGCTGGGCGAGCCCGAGGCCACCGACACCGTGCACATCGTCGAAGACGACGGCCGTAAGTTCCTGGCCTACTACGAGCGCGACGGTGTCGTGGTCGGCGTGGTCGGCGGTGGGTTCCCCGGCAAGGTGATGAAGACCCGCAACAAGATTGCCTCCGGCGCACCGATCTCCGAGCTGCTGGGGTAG
- a CDS encoding HNH endonuclease signature motif containing protein: MFDRLFADEPDEALVAVIEQAAREEHRAAARRFAAIAEFVHRTVDDDDERGDWAFDPWNNTAAHVGAALSIGQRRASGQMRIAVALRDRLPRVAALFCQGLISARLISEITWRTHLVEDHEVLALVDAALADRAAKWGPLSAAKLIGAIESVIARYDPDAVRRAQEIIRTRDFRIGACDDPNEIVAVHGQLSACDGEVFEARISALLKGICEADPRTAGELRSDAAGAVVQGVDRLTCRCGSPDCPAAGPGTTSVVIHVIADQAAVDSAQDLIAKQDREHQSKKDAGVAIRSKGRVLPTPALAEAIRNGARFKPLWVPGPDPEPHYRPSAKLAEFVRTRDLFCRFPGCDVPAEHCDIDHVVPWPHGPTHASNLNCKCRNHHLAKTFWDGYRDVQLSTGEVIWTTPEGQTYRTMPASRLYFPAWDTTTAELPPMAQPPPDPLRRLRAPRRRRARAADTAARIKAERAENAAQQPPPV, translated from the coding sequence ATGTTCGATAGACTTTTCGCCGACGAGCCTGATGAGGCGTTGGTGGCTGTCATCGAACAGGCTGCGCGCGAAGAGCATCGAGCCGCTGCACGTCGGTTCGCCGCGATCGCGGAGTTCGTCCACCGCACCGTCGATGACGACGACGAACGCGGTGACTGGGCGTTCGATCCCTGGAACAACACCGCCGCCCATGTCGGAGCTGCGCTGTCGATCGGGCAACGCCGGGCATCCGGGCAGATGCGCATCGCGGTGGCTCTTCGTGACCGGTTGCCCAGGGTCGCCGCATTGTTCTGCCAGGGGTTGATCAGTGCCCGGTTGATCTCGGAGATCACCTGGCGCACACACCTTGTCGAGGATCATGAGGTCCTGGCGCTTGTCGACGCCGCATTGGCCGATCGGGCCGCGAAGTGGGGACCGCTGTCGGCCGCCAAACTGATCGGGGCGATCGAGTCGGTGATCGCGCGCTACGATCCTGATGCCGTCCGCCGGGCGCAGGAGATCATTCGCACCCGCGACTTCCGTATCGGTGCGTGCGACGACCCGAATGAGATCGTGGCAGTCCACGGGCAGTTGTCGGCCTGCGACGGAGAGGTCTTCGAGGCACGGATCTCTGCGCTGCTCAAGGGAATCTGCGAGGCTGACCCGCGCACGGCAGGGGAGCTGCGGTCAGACGCCGCCGGCGCCGTCGTGCAGGGCGTCGATCGGCTGACCTGTCGTTGCGGGTCGCCGGACTGCCCGGCGGCCGGCCCCGGCACCACCAGCGTGGTGATCCACGTGATTGCCGATCAGGCCGCGGTCGACTCGGCCCAGGACCTGATTGCCAAGCAGGACCGCGAACATCAGTCGAAGAAGGATGCGGGGGTAGCGATCCGGTCCAAGGGGCGGGTGTTGCCGACCCCCGCGCTGGCCGAGGCGATTCGGAACGGCGCCCGGTTCAAGCCGCTATGGGTGCCGGGTCCGGACCCTGAACCCCATTATCGTCCGTCGGCGAAACTGGCCGAGTTCGTGCGTACGCGAGACCTGTTCTGCCGTTTCCCGGGTTGCGACGTGCCTGCCGAGCACTGCGATATCGACCATGTCGTCCCGTGGCCGCACGGGCCGACACATGCGTCGAACCTGAACTGCAAATGCCGCAATCACCATCTGGCCAAGACTTTTTGGGATGGCTATCGAGATGTGCAGCTATCCACCGGGGAAGTCATCTGGACGACTCCGGAGGGACAGACGTACCGCACCATGCCCGCGAGCCGACTGTACTTTCCAGCGTGGGATACCACGACCGCCGAACTGCCGCCGATGGCACAACCACCGCCTGACCCGCTGCGAAGACTGAGGGCGCCGAGACGGCGACGCGCCCGCGCCGCCGACACCGCCGCACGCATCAAGGCCGAACGGGCCGAGAACGCGGCGCAGCAACCACCACCGGTCTAG
- a CDS encoding VOC family protein, with the protein MNDNRDPFTVLNGDDLPVAPDPAFAARLRARLQAALSLPHRTEGVVMSGADTMIAELAEPATSSSTPRPAALPYLSVADARAAIDWYVDVLGATVSGEPIVMDDGRIGHAELSLAGGMFYLADEYPEIGMKAPDPRGVSVMLVLAVADTDATVERARDRGATVRQQTREAHGSRNATIVDPFGHCWMVNGPVTGAATTIQNGDVGFVSVWTPDADRAAAFYGHVLGWSYDAQTGMVSNTEQRIGIFSVPDRHTLVCCYAVIDLAGARQSILDGGGQVGGQRQYDFGTVLEATDPAGMPFAVFEPTPGTPRPKLNGAGPGELSYITYQVPDSTTFKAFYSRMLFWGFEPGRIEDGWQIEYTHPMAGVAGGNPDPVVVPMWTVEDIDSAVTRVREAGGTVIEEPSQQPYGTSALCTDDQGTRFYLGQF; encoded by the coding sequence ATGAACGACAACCGGGATCCCTTCACCGTGCTCAACGGCGACGACCTCCCCGTCGCGCCCGATCCCGCATTCGCCGCGCGCCTGCGGGCCCGCCTACAAGCCGCCCTGTCGTTACCCCACCGAACCGAAGGAGTTGTCATGAGCGGAGCCGACACGATGATCGCCGAATTGGCCGAGCCGGCCACATCGAGCAGCACCCCACGTCCGGCAGCGTTGCCCTATCTCTCGGTGGCCGACGCCCGGGCCGCCATCGACTGGTACGTCGATGTGCTGGGAGCGACGGTCAGTGGTGAACCGATCGTGATGGACGACGGCCGCATCGGCCATGCCGAACTGTCACTGGCCGGCGGGATGTTCTACCTGGCCGACGAGTACCCCGAGATCGGTATGAAAGCACCTGATCCACGGGGGGTTTCGGTGATGCTGGTGCTGGCGGTCGCAGACACCGATGCCACGGTCGAGCGGGCCCGTGATCGCGGCGCCACCGTCCGGCAGCAGACCCGGGAGGCGCATGGCTCACGAAACGCCACCATTGTCGACCCCTTCGGTCACTGCTGGATGGTCAACGGACCGGTGACCGGCGCGGCGACCACCATCCAGAATGGTGACGTCGGCTTCGTCTCGGTGTGGACGCCTGACGCCGACCGGGCGGCAGCGTTCTACGGCCATGTCCTTGGGTGGAGTTACGACGCGCAGACCGGCATGGTGAGCAACACCGAGCAACGCATCGGTATCTTCAGCGTCCCCGATCGGCACACCCTGGTGTGCTGCTACGCAGTCATCGACCTGGCCGGCGCACGGCAGTCGATTCTCGACGGCGGTGGCCAGGTCGGCGGGCAGCGACAGTACGACTTCGGCACCGTGCTGGAGGCGACCGATCCGGCCGGGATGCCGTTCGCGGTGTTCGAGCCGACGCCCGGGACACCGCGGCCGAAGCTCAACGGCGCTGGGCCGGGCGAACTTTCCTACATCACCTACCAGGTTCCGGACTCGACGACGTTCAAAGCATTTTACAGTCGGATGCTGTTCTGGGGCTTCGAGCCCGGCCGCATCGAGGACGGCTGGCAGATCGAGTACACCCATCCGATGGCCGGCGTCGCCGGCGGGAATCCCGATCCGGTCGTCGTGCCGATGTGGACCGTCGAGGACATCGACTCGGCGGTGACCCGGGTCCGGGAAGCCGGCGGCACGGTGATCGAGGAACCGTCGCAACAGCCCTACGGCACGTCCGCCCTGTGCACCGACGATCAGGGCACGCGGTTCTATCTCGGCCAGTTCTAG
- a CDS encoding RNA polymerase sigma factor, translating into MSAEPDSTDAPRALLTLYDDALPVVYGYFVRRCADRGTAEDLTSETFLAAMDAARKDSPPPITVPWLIGVARHKLADHYRRRHDRFSVPVAEVPEHSETDHWDAELDRIVAESVLARLPEQHRTVLALRYMDDRSVPECAELIGRTVHATEALLVRARRAFRSKYPESEGRKP; encoded by the coding sequence CCGAACCGGACAGCACCGACGCTCCGCGGGCATTGCTGACGCTGTACGACGACGCGCTACCGGTCGTCTACGGCTACTTCGTGCGGCGCTGCGCTGACCGCGGAACGGCTGAGGATTTGACGTCGGAGACCTTCCTCGCGGCGATGGACGCCGCCCGCAAGGACAGTCCCCCGCCGATCACCGTGCCGTGGCTGATCGGGGTGGCGCGCCACAAGCTGGCCGACCACTACCGGCGCCGCCACGACCGGTTCAGCGTCCCGGTCGCCGAGGTGCCCGAACACTCCGAGACTGACCACTGGGACGCCGAACTCGACCGCATCGTCGCCGAGAGCGTGTTGGCCAGGCTGCCCGAGCAGCACCGCACCGTGCTGGCGTTGCGCTACATGGACGACCGCTCGGTGCCTGAATGCGCCGAGCTCATCGGTCGTACGGTGCACGCCACCGAAGCGCTGCTGGTGCGGGCGCGCCGCGCGTTCCGATCGAAGTACCCCGAGTCGGAAGGGAGGAAGCCATGA